A genomic segment from Lignipirellula cremea encodes:
- a CDS encoding DUF4381 family protein — MRYTHTPQPPARSGLEKDNRQILVRCFEKEQTPESRLSLRESRRSFAEQKTTYRRLPSAKRFSFPAAALLLCSLLPAGIAARPAVAAPPVSAAPSDNPNTTTPLTASRQGGPVELTVAIDKATAQIAEPITLTLTVQAPEQVTVSLPPQPATLGPFTVLHVSDALDLPTAGGRQSVRQYQLECLTAGPQTVPAIAVSYTDRRSEPTVSELLESPTLQVNIASVLEGTPDPLAFRDLKDVVELPEEPPTSYAWLAWSLGAAAVLSCAGAALLLWPHRRSSLPPGRWALAELAALEESDLVAAGETERFYVRLTDIVRQFIERRFEIGASTLTTAEFLDQATRREALGPDQQRVLKEFLSQADLVKFARFQPNPTDAAGAIDVARQFVVQAAEPSPATPSPTTPSPGSSSPSSASPAAPSEKENA; from the coding sequence ATAACCGGCAGATTCTCGTTCGTTGTTTTGAGAAAGAGCAGACGCCGGAAAGTCGACTTTCACTCCGTGAAAGCAGGCGTTCGTTTGCGGAGCAAAAGACGACATACCGTCGACTTCCGTCAGCCAAACGTTTCTCGTTCCCCGCGGCCGCACTGCTACTCTGCAGTCTGCTGCCGGCTGGTATCGCAGCGCGTCCCGCCGTCGCGGCCCCGCCAGTCAGCGCTGCCCCGTCCGACAACCCGAATACAACCACGCCGTTGACCGCCAGTCGTCAGGGCGGGCCGGTGGAACTGACCGTCGCGATTGACAAGGCGACGGCCCAGATTGCCGAACCGATCACGCTGACGCTCACGGTGCAAGCGCCGGAACAGGTCACCGTCTCCCTGCCTCCGCAGCCGGCGACGCTGGGCCCGTTCACCGTGCTGCACGTCTCCGACGCGCTCGATCTGCCGACGGCCGGCGGCCGGCAGTCGGTCCGCCAGTATCAACTGGAATGCCTGACCGCCGGCCCGCAAACGGTGCCGGCGATCGCCGTGAGTTATACGGATCGACGCAGTGAGCCGACCGTCAGCGAGTTGCTGGAGTCGCCCACGCTGCAGGTCAACATTGCGAGCGTGCTGGAAGGAACGCCCGACCCGCTCGCGTTTCGCGACTTGAAAGATGTTGTCGAACTGCCGGAGGAGCCGCCGACTTCGTACGCCTGGCTGGCCTGGTCGCTGGGAGCGGCCGCCGTGCTGAGCTGCGCGGGAGCCGCGCTCCTGCTCTGGCCCCATCGCCGAAGCTCGCTGCCGCCCGGTCGCTGGGCGCTGGCGGAACTGGCTGCCCTGGAGGAAAGCGATCTGGTGGCGGCCGGCGAGACGGAACGTTTTTATGTGCGACTGACCGACATTGTCCGCCAGTTTATCGAACGCCGGTTTGAGATCGGCGCGTCGACCTTGACCACGGCCGAGTTCCTGGATCAGGCCACCCGGCGGGAAGCGCTGGGACCGGACCAGCAGCGCGTGCTGAAAGAGTTCCTGTCACAGGCCGACCTCGTCAAGTTCGCCCGCTTCCAGCCCAACCCGACCGACGCCGCCGGCGCGATCGACGTCGCCCGACAGTTCGTCGTACAGGCGGCCGAACCGTCGCCCGCAACGCCGTCGCCCACAACGCCATCGCCCGGTTCGTCATCGCCGTCATCCGCATCGCCTGCGGCTCCCTCAGAGAAGGAGAACGCCTGA
- a CDS encoding vWA domain-containing protein, whose amino-acid sequence MFHAPSAWFLLLLLLVPLLVWRMLASRRRAAILFSSTAWFAQVTPSWKQRLRWLPGALRVAAIVLLIVALARPQEGRKQTIVDSEGIAIEMVVDRSGSMQAMDFEVDGQPVDRLTAVKDVAGKFITGGDRLEGRTSDLVGLVTFAGHADGVAPPTLDHPYLIDELDRTQIALDRSEDGTAIGDAIGLAVEKLTSLGQDEQRKIKSKVAILLTDGENNAGDLDPVQAAELASAMGVKIYTIGVGTQGRAPVPVVDRFTGRRQLQWARVNIDETTLKKVAAATGGQYFRATDTASLEAIYKEIDQLEKSRVEARHYTDYRELAIEPVYAGAMTLPPVVLVAFLLLSAQLVLSHTWFRQIPA is encoded by the coding sequence ATGTTTCATGCCCCTTCAGCCTGGTTTTTGCTGTTGCTGTTGCTGGTTCCGCTGCTGGTGTGGCGGATGCTGGCCAGCCGGCGCCGGGCCGCCATTTTGTTCAGTTCGACGGCCTGGTTCGCCCAGGTGACGCCCAGCTGGAAACAGCGTTTACGCTGGCTGCCCGGCGCGCTCCGGGTGGCGGCGATCGTGCTGCTGATTGTCGCGCTGGCCCGGCCGCAGGAAGGCCGGAAACAGACGATCGTCGACAGCGAAGGGATCGCCATTGAGATGGTCGTCGACCGCTCCGGCAGTATGCAGGCGATGGACTTCGAAGTGGACGGCCAGCCTGTCGATCGGCTGACGGCCGTGAAAGATGTCGCCGGCAAGTTCATCACCGGCGGCGATCGGCTGGAAGGTCGCACCAGCGACCTGGTCGGTCTGGTGACGTTCGCCGGGCATGCCGACGGCGTGGCCCCGCCGACGCTGGATCATCCTTACCTGATCGACGAGCTCGACCGCACGCAGATCGCCCTGGATCGCAGCGAAGACGGCACGGCGATCGGCGACGCCATCGGCCTGGCGGTGGAGAAGCTGACGTCGCTCGGCCAGGACGAACAGCGGAAGATCAAAAGCAAAGTCGCCATCCTGCTGACCGACGGCGAGAACAACGCGGGCGATCTCGATCCCGTCCAGGCCGCCGAACTGGCCTCCGCCATGGGCGTCAAAATTTACACGATCGGCGTCGGCACCCAGGGCCGCGCTCCGGTGCCGGTGGTGGATCGTTTTACGGGCCGCCGCCAGCTGCAGTGGGCCCGCGTGAACATCGACGAAACGACCCTGAAAAAAGTCGCCGCCGCCACCGGCGGCCAGTACTTCCGGGCGACCGATACGGCCTCGCTGGAAGCGATTTACAAAGAGATTGACCAGCTGGAGAAAAGCCGCGTGGAAGCGCGGCACTACACCGACTATCGCGAACTGGCGATTGAGCCAGTCTACGCCGGCGCCATGACATTGCCGCCGGTCGTGCTGGTCGCCTTCCTGCTGCTATCGGCGCAACTTGTGCTCAGCCATACCTGGTTTCGACAAATCCCCGCGTGA